A portion of the Candidatus Pristimantibacillus lignocellulolyticus genome contains these proteins:
- a CDS encoding ABC transporter permease, with product MSNFNEKAKAPLDVNVPKKPFAKRFKKKYVSSAYWPSLAAFVGLFIIWELCTMMFDINPITLPAPSSVIQEFVSSFSFYISHAWITLQEAVLGFLLGMSIAIIMGVLMAHSSVLERTLLPIAVLANVTPIMAIAPLFILWFGFGTLPKVLIAAIITFFPMLVNSIMGFRSIDENHYEYMRSLHASKLEIFMKLRFPNSLPYLFSAAKTCVSLSVMGAVVGEWSGATEGLGNVIMMASNYMQTNRMFAAIFMLAIMGITLTNIVRYIEKKVLYWHVSANDWK from the coding sequence GTGAGTAATTTTAATGAGAAAGCAAAAGCTCCTTTGGACGTGAACGTTCCAAAAAAACCATTTGCTAAAAGATTCAAAAAGAAATATGTAAGTTCGGCATATTGGCCTTCACTAGCCGCTTTTGTTGGCTTATTTATAATATGGGAATTATGTACGATGATGTTCGATATTAATCCGATTACACTACCAGCACCCTCATCGGTTATCCAAGAGTTTGTTAGTTCATTCAGTTTCTATATTTCGCATGCATGGATTACTTTACAGGAAGCAGTGTTAGGATTTCTACTGGGAATGAGTATAGCTATCATAATGGGGGTGTTAATGGCTCATTCATCTGTGCTTGAACGTACATTGTTACCAATTGCGGTACTTGCGAATGTGACACCGATCATGGCTATTGCACCGTTATTTATTTTATGGTTTGGCTTCGGTACACTACCCAAAGTATTAATTGCAGCGATCATTACATTTTTCCCGATGCTTGTTAATTCCATTATGGGATTTCGTTCGATTGATGAAAATCATTATGAATATATGCGTTCTTTACATGCGAGTAAATTAGAAATTTTCATGAAGCTAAGATTTCCAAATAGTTTACCGTATCTGTTTAGCGCTGCAAAAACTTGTGTAAGTTTAAGTGTAATGGGTGCTGTTGTTGGTGAGTGGAGCGGTGCAACAGAAGGACTTGGCAATGTTATTATGATGGCAAGTAATTATATGCAGACGAATCGTATGTTTGCTGCTATTTTTATGTTAGCGATTATGGGAATTACACTTACGAATATTGTTAGATATATTGAGAAGAAAGTACTATATTGGCATGTCTCAGCAAACGATTGGAAATAG
- a CDS encoding ABC transporter ATP-binding protein has protein sequence MSYIELKNVSKTFRQREQTTKALQHIDLHIEKRKFVSLIGPSGCGKSTLLRMIGGLVKGDEGEVTIGGLSPKEAQKQKQFGFVPQSPALFPWRTVLENMNLPFEVNKKAVQVSAKREDPMELLRSVGLGDFAHSYAKELSGGMQQRVGIARAFGSGAPILLMDEPFSALDEITREKISYQLLDIWESHQKTVVFVTHNIREAVLLSDKVVVMSARPGKITKIIDIDLPRPRSADIEESAQFHQYMSEIRGYLRDEWQ, from the coding sequence TTGTCTTATATAGAATTGAAAAATGTAAGTAAAACCTTTCGACAAAGAGAGCAGACTACGAAAGCTCTTCAGCATATAGATTTACATATTGAGAAAAGAAAATTTGTTAGCTTAATCGGTCCAAGTGGCTGTGGGAAATCAACCTTATTGCGAATGATTGGTGGACTTGTAAAAGGTGATGAGGGTGAAGTTACTATTGGTGGGTTATCACCTAAGGAAGCTCAAAAACAAAAGCAGTTTGGTTTTGTTCCACAGTCACCTGCACTATTCCCGTGGCGAACAGTACTCGAAAATATGAATCTTCCTTTTGAAGTTAACAAAAAAGCGGTTCAAGTATCTGCTAAGCGAGAAGATCCGATGGAATTACTTAGATCAGTAGGACTTGGTGATTTTGCACATTCCTATGCAAAAGAATTATCTGGCGGTATGCAACAACGTGTTGGTATTGCTAGAGCATTTGGATCTGGTGCTCCGATTCTATTAATGGATGAGCCATTCTCAGCGCTGGATGAAATTACACGCGAAAAAATAAGTTATCAGCTTCTGGACATATGGGAGTCTCACCAAAAAACGGTCGTCTTCGTTACACATAATATTAGAGAAGCAGTACTGCTTTCTGATAAAGTTGTTGTTATGAGTGCACGTCCAGGGAAAATAACGAAAATCATTGATATCGACTTGCCAAGACCTAGATCCGCTGACATTGAGGAAAGTGCACAATTCCATCAATACATGAGCGAAATTAGAGGGTATTTACGTGATGAGTGGCAATAG
- a CDS encoding alpha/beta hydrolase yields the protein MTIHYEEYGVNNAPLMLFLHGGGVSNWMWDEQIHYFRNYHVVVPDLPEQGLSANVGKFSIEYSAEQLNKLIIEKGTGKKVIVIGFSLGAQIAIQMLSMQPQLIDYAIINSALVRPSPLAKLLIKPTIRLTYPLVRNRSFARLQAKTLYVHHNYFEKYYRESCQMKLETLVRILEENMSFAIPDQFQLATTKILVTVGAKENFMMKKSAVDLVHNNINCRGLIIANVGHGLPLANSTYFNQMVEDWIREEKLPQNCKVIQ from the coding sequence TTGACAATCCACTATGAAGAATATGGGGTTAATAATGCACCATTGATGTTGTTTTTACATGGTGGTGGTGTAAGTAACTGGATGTGGGATGAGCAAATACACTATTTCCGTAATTACCATGTCGTGGTACCCGATTTACCTGAGCAAGGATTAAGTGCTAATGTGGGGAAATTTTCAATCGAGTATAGTGCAGAACAACTTAATAAGTTGATTATAGAAAAAGGTACTGGTAAAAAAGTAATCGTCATCGGTTTCTCCCTAGGTGCTCAAATAGCCATTCAGATGTTAAGCATGCAGCCTCAACTGATTGATTACGCCATTATTAATAGTGCCTTAGTCAGACCTAGTCCATTAGCAAAATTGTTAATAAAGCCTACTATTAGATTAACATATCCACTTGTTAGAAACAGATCTTTTGCACGTCTTCAAGCAAAAACTTTATATGTACATCATAATTATTTTGAAAAATATTATCGTGAAAGTTGTCAAATGAAATTAGAAACATTAGTTAGAATTTTAGAAGAAAATATGTCTTTCGCTATACCTGATCAATTTCAATTAGCAACGACAAAAATATTAGTTACTGTTGGCGCAAAAGAAAATTTCATGATGAAAAAGTCTGCCGTTGATCTCGTTCACAACAACATTAACTGTCGTGGCCTCATTATTGCTAATGTAGGTCATGGACTTCCATTAGCTAATTCTACATACTTTAATCAAATGGTTGAAGACTGGATTCGAGAAGAAAAATTACCTCAGAATTGCAAAGTGATACAGTAA